The sequence GGAAGCCGGCGGGGCGCAGCACCTTGCCGTGGAGCATGCCGGGGCGGCTGATGTCGGAGGGATACTGGTTCGCGCCGGTGACGAACTTGCGCCCATCCACCTTGGGGACGGACGTGCCGGCGATGGTCCACTGCGCGGCGGGGGTGAGGTTGGGCACGGCGGAGACCACGCGCACCAGCTTCTGGCCCTTGGTCAGTTCGCCGTAGGTCGCGGACTGGCCGGGCTGCAGTCCGATGATCTTGCCGTCGCGGGCGGCCAGCGCGGCGCGCTCCGCCTTCCAGCGCTCCGCCGCCAGGTCGAGGAGCATCTCGCGCGCGGCGGCCGCCATGGCGCGCAACTGCGGGGCCATGGTGGGCGTGGTGCGGCTGCCGAAGGTGCCCATGTCGAAGGGAGTCAGGTCGGTGTCGCCCATGACCATGGTGATGGCGCCCACGGCGACGTGCAGCTCTTCCGCCACCTGCTGGGCCAGCGAGGTGCGGATGTTCTGCCCCATCTCCACCTTGCCGGTGAAGACGGTGACGCGGCCATCCTCGGCGATGTGCAGCCAGGAGGCGATGTCCTGGGGCAGTTCGCGCCCGCCGCGCACGCGGCCGGACTCCTGCCCTAGCAATTCCTTCGCCGAGAGCCCGACCAGCACGCCGCCGCCCAGCACCTTCAGAAAGCCGCGGCGGTCCAGGTCGAACCAGTGCAGCGCGCCCTGAGTTTCGTGCTGCGCGACTTCGAAGGCTTCGCGATCCTTGGGCTCGCTCATGGCCTCACCTCTTCCCCATGGCTTGGGCGGCCTGCTGGACGGCCGCCAGGATGCGCGTGTAGGTCCCGCAGCGGCAGATGTTGCCGTTCATGAAGCGCACGATCTCTTCGGCGCTGGGATGGGGGTTGGCGCTCAGCAGGCCGGCCGCGGACACGATCATGCCGGAGGTGCAGTAGGCACATTGGAAGGCTTCCTGCTCGAGGAAGGCTTGCTGCACGGGATGCAGGCGGCCGTCCTGGGCCAGGCCTTCGATGGTGATGATCTTCCTTCCCACCGCCGCCGAGACCGGGGTACGGCAGGAGCGCACCGGCCGGCCGTCGAGCAGCACGGTGCAGGCGCCGCACTGCCCTTCGCCGCAACCGTACTTGGTGCCGGTCAATTGCAGGCGGTTGCGCAGCACCGAGAGCAGGCTCTCTTCGGGCGGAGCTTCCAGGCGCCGCTCCTCGCCGTTGATCTTCAGGACGACAGCGCTCATGCCGGCCTCCAGGTCGGGCGAACCCCAGATTATAGGCCGGCCGCGGCGCTCGCGGGAGACGCGAAGGGAGGGGCCCCAAGGCAAGGCTCAGCGGGCGGCGGCAGCGATCTCCAGGGCGGCGCAGCGGCTGATCCGGGCGGCGACCCCGAAGCGGCGGCGCTGGCGTGTCACCCGCACCACCTTGGCCTGGCAGCACACCCAGCGGCGCGCAAAGCGCTTGACCCCGGGCGGCATCACCAGGATCAGGTCGATCTCTGCGCCTTTCTTCACTTGGGCGGAGGCAAAGAAAAAGACCCCGCCCGAACTGATGTCCTGGGTGGTGACGGTGGCGGTGGTGCGCCGGCGGCGGGCGCCTTGGCGCACCAAGGCGGGCAGCTTGAGCACCTGCCGCTCCGCCGACCGGCGTTCGCCCTTGCCC comes from Terriglobales bacterium and encodes:
- a CDS encoding (2Fe-2S)-binding protein, giving the protein MSAVVLKINGEERRLEAPPEESLLSVLRNRLQLTGTKYGCGEGQCGACTVLLDGRPVRSCRTPVSAAVGRKIITIEGLAQDGRLHPVQQAFLEQEAFQCAYCTSGMIVSAAGLLSANPHPSAEEIVRFMNGNICRCGTYTRILAAVQQAAQAMGKR
- a CDS encoding PilZ domain-containing protein gives rise to the protein MKTRGKGERRSAERQVLKLPALVRQGARRRRTTATVTTQDISSGGVFFFASAQVKKGAEIDLILVMPPGVKRFARRWVCCQAKVVRVTRQRRRFGVAARISRCAALEIAAAAR
- a CDS encoding molybdopterin cofactor-binding domain-containing protein, which encodes MSEPKDREAFEVAQHETQGALHWFDLDRRGFLKVLGGGVLVGLSAKELLGQESGRVRGGRELPQDIASWLHIAEDGRVTVFTGKVEMGQNIRTSLAQQVAEELHVAVGAITMVMGDTDLTPFDMGTFGSRTTPTMAPQLRAMAAAAREMLLDLAAERWKAERAALAARDGKIIGLQPGQSATYGELTKGQKLVRVVSAVPNLTPAAQWTIAGTSVPKVDGRKFVTGANQYPSDISRPGMLHGKVLRPAGF